One Aphis gossypii isolate Hap1 unplaced genomic scaffold, ASM2018417v2 Contig00447, whole genome shotgun sequence DNA window includes the following coding sequences:
- the LOC126554208 gene encoding death-associated inhibitor of apoptosis 1-like isoform X11: protein MNFQQINNSFCSLVSLVRNNAYPTYPEFTTFISRLKTFNLFPLTSSQDKYSLAESGFIYSGKKDIVECFCCGIILHRWEKEDNPWIEHSRWNPKCVFVLLSKGNQFVENVVKKYEKIGIIPKNV, encoded by the exons atgaattttcaacaaattaacaacagTTTTTGTTCACTTGTTTCGTTAGTACGAAACAATGCATATCCTACATATCCAGAATTCACTACATTTATATCAAGAttgaaaacattcaatttatttccgtTGACTTCATCTCAAGATAAATACTCATTAGCTGAAAgcggttttatatattcagggaaaaaagatattgttgaatgtttttgCTGCGGTATTATATTGCATCGTTGGGAAAAAGAAGATAATCCATGGATTGAACATTCAAGATGGAATCCgaaatgtgtttttgtattattatcaaaaggaaatcagtttgttgaaaatgtagtaaaaaaatatg aaaaaattggAATCATACCAAAAAACGTTTGA